The stretch of DNA CTATGATAGAATTGGCGGCACACCTGGCAAATCTGCCGACCGGGGCTATGCATGCCATCAATCAAGACTCACTGGATTTAAAGCCTTCTCCTTATGCACCGCCATCAAAGACATTACCCGCAACTTCATGCCACGAAACCCTTGATCGGTTTGATAAGAATATTACAGATGCACTAGCCGTAATTGCCGATGCTAGCGATGAGCATTTACTTTCCTCCTGGACTCTTCTTTCCGGTGGAAAAGTAATTTTTGAACTTCGCCGGGTTGCCGTCTTACGAAATTTTGTTATGAATCATAATATCCATCATCGGGCTCAACTAGGCGTTTATCTGCGGCTTAACGACGTTGCGGTGCCGGCAATTTACGGCCAATCAACTGATGAAGGCAGCATATAGTATCCTTCAAAAGAAGCACATCTTTTGCAAATCAAAAAAGAAGCGAAGAAATTGGTGGACGAAGGATTTTTATTACGCGAAAATAAGGGATATGTGATTGATAAAGGAGGTGTTCATTGGGATTGGATTTTTTCAAAAAAAGAACAATAAGTAAATTCAAATTTGATATTTTTACTTCATAAATTCACACGATAAAAACTAAAATAATTTGCAACAATCTTAGATATTTTCTGTCTATTGTTTTTAATTTCATACTAATAAGGTTATTTGTGAATGAACCAAAATCCATAATTTGTAATACCCTCTATATTTTCAGGTTTTCCAAGAACTACCCAAAATGTTATCCCCGTCCCGCCTGGCAGGCTGTCGCAGAATAGGCAAAAAGCCTGGAATTGTCATCCTGAACGGAGCGAAGCGGAGTGAAGGATCTTGATTGAAACTCGTTGTAACTCTAGTATAATCAAGTTATTAAGGGCTGTACCAGCAAGATTCTTCGCTGGCGCTCAGAATGACATTTTAATGATATTGCGCATTGTGCGACAGCCTGCTGGGCGGGATTATCGGGGATCTTTTTACTTTGTCTTGCACTATTTGGACTCATTGCTTAACTTGAGCCAGAATCATAATGATCTAAGAAGGTAGATTCTCGCTAAAATCATACGGGAATGACAGGTGAGGGTGTTTTCATTCGGGCATTATTCAACAAAAGTCATCAAACCTCTGGATAGGAGTACAAAATGATAAAAAGACTGACAATTCTGGTAAAAATCTATTCCATCTTACTGATTTTTCCTGTCCTTACACAAAATGCTTATGCAGATGGAAAGGATAAGTTGATTCATGAATTCGTAAAAAAATATTATGACATGCAATTGTTTAACGGCTCGGTATTAGTCGCTGAAAACGACAAAGTCATTTACAAAAATGGTTTTGGTTATGCAAACATGGAGTGGAAGATTCCGAACAAACCCGACACAATATTCCGTATTGGCTCCGTCACGAAACAATTCACAGCAATCCTGATATTAAAATTAGTCGAAGAAGGAAAAATAAGTCTGGATGGTAAAATTACCGATTATCTTCCGGATTATCCAAAAAACCAGGGTGATAAAGTAACCATCCATCATCTTCTTACGCACACATCAGGTATCCCAAGTTATACAGGACTCCCAAATTTTTTTAAGGACATAAGCCGTAACCCCTATGAACCTGAAGAACTTCTATCGGTTTTTTCCGAGATGGAATTTGAGTTCGAGCCCGGATCGGAATTTCGTTATAACAATTCAGGCTATTTTATTCTTGGCGCAATTATCGAAAAAGTAGCTGGTAAACGGTACGATAAAGTTCTTCATGAGCAAATCCTTGATCCATTGCATTTAGAGAATACCGGCTATGAGCACTATAAAATAATAACTGAGAAGCGCGCTTCCGGATATCAAAAAGTACTTGGCGGATATCAAGTTGCTCAATATCTAGACACCACACTTCCCTACTCTGCCGGAATGATGTATTCATCAGTAGAAGACCTGTTTAAGTGGAATCAAATCCTTTATACGGAAAAGCTTTTTAAAGACCAAAAATACAAGAAATTGATGTTTACGCCAAATCTGCAGAACTATGGCTATGGCTGGATTATCCGGCAGCAAAAAATTGGAAAAACCGATAAATTTATCAATGTGATTGAACATGGCGGCGGTATTCACGGATTCAGCACCGGTTTTCGCCGACTTGTGGATGACAAACATGCAATTATTATCATGGACAACACTTCCGGAAATAGTAATGGCAAGATCATGAACGGGATTGTCAATATTCTATATGGAGAACCTACTGAAGATCCTAAGATGCCCATTGCGGAAGAATTAATGCCCATCATAAACAAAGAAGGAGTCGAAAAAGCGATCAGCCATTATAGTAAACTTAAAAAAGAAAAAGCAGATTCTTATGACTTTTCTGAAAGAGAGCTGAACAACCTGGGATACCAACTTTTGAACAACGATGATTTAGAAACGGCGATAGCTATTTTTAAACTGAATGTGGAAGCTTATCCGGATGCTTTCAATACCTACGACAGCCTTGGCGAGGCTTATAAGAAAATTGGCAATAAGAAACTAGCCATAAAAAATTACCAAAAATCTGTGCAGTTGAATCCTCGAAATGAAGGTGGTAAAGAAATGCTGGCGGAACTGGGAGTTGAAGTTGACCCGGATTTGGGTAAAGAAATGACACTCTCTGCAGAGATTTTGCAAAAGTATGTCGGAAAATAT from candidate division KSB1 bacterium encodes:
- a CDS encoding serine hydrolase is translated as MIKRLTILVKIYSILLIFPVLTQNAYADGKDKLIHEFVKKYYDMQLFNGSVLVAENDKVIYKNGFGYANMEWKIPNKPDTIFRIGSVTKQFTAILILKLVEEGKISLDGKITDYLPDYPKNQGDKVTIHHLLTHTSGIPSYTGLPNFFKDISRNPYEPEELLSVFSEMEFEFEPGSEFRYNNSGYFILGAIIEKVAGKRYDKVLHEQILDPLHLENTGYEHYKIITEKRASGYQKVLGGYQVAQYLDTTLPYSAGMMYSSVEDLFKWNQILYTEKLFKDQKYKKLMFTPNLQNYGYGWIIRQQKIGKTDKFINVIEHGGGIHGFSTGFRRLVDDKHAIIIMDNTSGNSNGKIMNGIVNILYGEPTEDPKMPIAEELMPIINKEGVEKAISHYSKLKKEKADSYDFSERELNNLGYQLLNNDDLETAIAIFKLNVEAYPDAFNTYDSLGEAYKKIGNKKLAIKNYQKSVQLNPRNEGGKEMLAELGVEVDPDLGKEMTLSAEILQKYVGKYELKPNFIITISLEGNQLKAQATGQSAFEIFAERETKFFSKAFPVQMTFDLADSGQVESMTLHQNGQNMPAKKIE